A window of the Sphingobium sp. CAP-1 genome harbors these coding sequences:
- a CDS encoding acyltransferase family protein, producing the protein MRFRSIHSLRGMAAMMVVLYHLHSTGIVTGVDHALYGWLVGGVDIFFLISGFVMVESTRGKAIRPGAFMMARIRRVVPVYWLFSILLLNSLPGQSLYKLASFLFIPVVRADGVTHPLLNPGWTLNYEMGFYALFALSLFLPDRWRFPALGSVLALLGASHYVAPLPGLLSYYSSPFVWEFLIGMGIARLAPGGHPLLVPAGLLWMAVSHSWIADPFFSLAPGATMVVIGSLSLEGRMPDIPVLRRLGDASYMLYLSHMFTFSLLAMLHLPAALTIVAALIAAPLAAMLLHRTIERPLMAMGRSRSGRQTDRPATSNISSMPGSAGISSRSCA; encoded by the coding sequence ATGCGGTTCCGGTCGATCCACTCTCTGCGCGGCATGGCGGCCATGATGGTGGTCCTCTACCATCTCCACTCCACGGGAATCGTCACCGGCGTCGATCACGCTCTTTATGGCTGGCTGGTTGGCGGGGTCGACATATTCTTCCTGATCTCCGGCTTCGTCATGGTTGAATCGACCAGGGGCAAGGCGATCCGGCCCGGCGCCTTCATGATGGCGCGGATCAGGCGGGTCGTGCCGGTCTATTGGCTGTTCAGCATCCTGTTGCTGAACAGTCTGCCGGGCCAGTCGCTCTACAAGCTGGCCTCCTTCCTGTTCATTCCGGTGGTGCGGGCCGACGGGGTGACGCATCCGCTGCTCAATCCCGGCTGGACGCTGAATTACGAAATGGGTTTCTACGCCCTGTTTGCCCTGTCCCTGTTTCTGCCGGATCGATGGCGTTTCCCGGCGCTGGGGTCGGTTCTGGCGCTGCTGGGGGCCAGCCACTATGTCGCGCCGCTGCCCGGCCTGCTGTCCTATTATTCATCCCCCTTCGTCTGGGAATTTCTGATCGGCATGGGCATCGCCCGCCTTGCGCCAGGGGGACATCCGCTGCTGGTTCCGGCCGGCCTGCTGTGGATGGCGGTCAGCCATTCGTGGATCGCCGACCCCTTTTTCAGCCTGGCCCCCGGCGCAACGATGGTGGTGATCGGCAGCCTGTCGCTGGAAGGGCGGATGCCCGACATCCCGGTCCTGCGCCGGCTGGGCGATGCATCCTATATGCTCTACCTCAGCCATATGTTCACCTTCAGCCTGCTGGCCATGCTGCATCTGCCCGCAGCATTGACGATCGTCGCCGCGCTGATCGCTGCGCCGCTGGCCGCGATGTTGCTGCACCGGACCATCGAGCGGCCGCTGATGGCGATGGGGCGGTCACGCTCTGGCCGTCAGACTGACCGGCCGGCAACCTCGAATATATCCTCTATGCCCGGTTCGGCTGGCATCTCGTCCCGCTCCTGCGCCTGA
- a CDS encoding S9 family peptidase → MTDQMQPPPSPPVAERRPHSFSHHGIIVDDPYAWLRDPNYPDVQDKDVLAYLEAENGWFESAMAPHKPLLDTLFHEMKGRIKEDDQSVPQKDGDYIYWRAFETGAQYRKWYRKPVAAKEDGTDDQLILDEPALAEGHDYFRLGAMSVSPDGRYLAYAIDTNGSERFEARIKDLFSGEILPEVIPDTLSSLVWTADSKGLLYGLANDNWRTDNARLHWLGQSVDGDIELFHEDDEGFRVSIGLTSSEKWIVIATGDHVTSEAWLVPADNPTATPLLVAARKAGREYDVDEHEGTLYIKTNDTHPNFRLVKATLDAPDEWEEVIAADAHFYLTDFTLFKAFYVTEGRQDGLDQIELRDYATHTPKRIPFPEASYSASLDDNPEYDVTKLRIGYESMVTPDTIYDYHLDSGVLEVLKVQEIPSGYDATGYAAERLMIPARDGTQIPVSIVYPKDFPRDGSAPLHLYGYGAYGLAMEPGFSTSRLSLLDRGFAFAIAHIRGGDDLGQQWYLDGKLDKRINTFTDFVDVAKGLVERGYASKGRISISGGSAGGELMGAVINSDPDLWGAVVAHVPFVDVLNTMLDETLPLTPGEWPEWGNPIEDEAAFRTIQSYDPYTHVRAQDYPPLMVTAGLNDPRVTYWEPAKWVAKLRATKTDRNLLLLKTNMGAGHGGKSGRFESLHETAEEFAFILWQLGMAN, encoded by the coding sequence ATGACCGATCAAATGCAGCCTCCCCCGTCCCCGCCCGTTGCCGAACGCCGTCCGCACAGCTTTTCGCATCATGGCATCATCGTGGACGACCCCTATGCATGGCTGCGCGATCCCAACTATCCTGACGTGCAGGACAAGGATGTGCTGGCCTATCTGGAAGCAGAAAATGGCTGGTTCGAAAGCGCGATGGCGCCGCACAAGCCTCTGCTCGACACGCTGTTTCACGAGATGAAGGGGCGGATCAAGGAGGATGACCAGTCGGTCCCGCAAAAGGATGGCGACTATATCTACTGGCGCGCCTTCGAAACGGGCGCGCAATATCGCAAATGGTATCGCAAGCCAGTCGCCGCCAAAGAGGATGGCACCGATGACCAGTTGATCCTGGACGAACCCGCTCTGGCGGAGGGGCATGACTATTTCCGGCTGGGCGCCATGTCGGTCAGCCCGGACGGCCGCTACCTCGCCTATGCCATCGACACCAACGGATCGGAACGGTTCGAGGCGCGGATCAAGGATCTGTTCAGCGGCGAGATTTTGCCGGAGGTGATTCCCGATACACTGTCATCGCTGGTGTGGACGGCGGACAGCAAGGGACTGCTCTATGGGCTGGCCAATGACAATTGGCGAACCGACAATGCGCGGCTGCACTGGCTGGGGCAGAGCGTCGACGGCGATATCGAGCTGTTCCATGAGGATGATGAGGGCTTTCGCGTCTCGATCGGCCTCACCTCGTCGGAAAAATGGATCGTCATCGCCACCGGCGACCATGTCACCAGCGAAGCCTGGCTGGTGCCCGCCGACAATCCGACCGCCACGCCGTTACTCGTCGCGGCGCGCAAGGCCGGACGCGAATATGATGTCGATGAGCATGAAGGCACGCTCTATATCAAGACCAACGACACGCACCCCAATTTCCGGCTGGTGAAGGCGACGCTGGACGCCCCCGACGAGTGGGAGGAAGTGATCGCGGCCGACGCGCATTTCTACCTGACCGATTTCACGCTGTTCAAGGCCTTCTATGTCACCGAAGGGCGGCAGGACGGGCTCGACCAGATCGAGTTGCGCGATTACGCCACGCACACGCCCAAGCGCATCCCCTTCCCGGAAGCCAGCTATTCGGCGAGCCTTGACGACAATCCCGAATATGACGTGACGAAGCTGCGCATCGGCTATGAATCGATGGTCACGCCCGACACCATCTACGACTATCATCTGGATAGCGGCGTGCTGGAGGTGCTGAAGGTCCAGGAAATTCCGTCGGGCTATGACGCGACGGGCTATGCCGCCGAGCGGTTGATGATCCCGGCGCGGGACGGCACGCAAATCCCGGTGTCGATCGTCTATCCGAAAGACTTTCCCCGCGACGGCAGCGCGCCGCTGCATCTTTATGGCTATGGCGCCTATGGGCTGGCGATGGAGCCGGGCTTTTCGACCAGCCGCCTGTCGCTGCTCGATCGCGGCTTCGCCTTCGCCATCGCCCATATTCGTGGCGGCGACGATCTGGGCCAGCAATGGTATCTGGATGGCAAGCTGGACAAGCGGATCAACACCTTCACCGATTTCGTGGATGTGGCGAAGGGGCTGGTGGAGCGCGGCTATGCGTCGAAGGGCAGGATCAGCATTTCGGGCGGGTCCGCCGGCGGCGAGCTGATGGGCGCGGTCATCAACTCCGATCCCGACCTGTGGGGCGCGGTCGTGGCGCATGTGCCGTTCGTCGATGTGCTGAACACCATGCTGGACGAGACGCTTCCCCTAACGCCGGGCGAATGGCCCGAATGGGGCAATCCGATCGAGGATGAGGCCGCGTTCCGCACGATCCAGAGCTATGATCCCTATACCCATGTCCGCGCGCAGGACTATCCGCCGCTGATGGTGACGGCAGGCCTCAACGATCCGCGCGTCACCTATTGGGAACCGGCCAAATGGGTGGCGAAGCTGCGCGCGACCAAGACCGACCGCAATCTTCTGTTGCTCAAGACCAATATGGGCGCGGGCCATGGCGGCAAGTCGGGGCGTTTTGAAAGCCTGCACGAAACGGCGGAGGAATTCGCCTTCATCCTCTGGCAACTGGGCATGGCAAACTGA
- the thiC gene encoding phosphomethylpyrimidine synthase ThiC — MADVPARTEMRVTTGPIRGSKKIHVGPRKVAMREIHLEPGSGEPPVRVYDTSGPYTDPDARIDIMAGLQQLRRDWIRERGDVEEYEARAIKPEDNGLKGPDRSAGVQPFPNVVKRPLRAKAGANVSQMHYARRGIITPEMEYVATRENLGRERLKDYVRDGESWGASIPDYVTPEFVRDEVARGRAIIPSNINHPESEPMVIGRNFLVKINANIGNSAVASDVASEVDKLVWSIRWGADTVMDLSTGRNIHDTREWILRNSPVPIGTVPIYQALEKVGGIAEDLTWDIFRDTLIEQAEQGVDYFTIHAGVRLAYIPMAARRVTGIVSRGGSIMAKWCLAHHKESFLYDHFDEITEIMKAYDIAYSLGDGLRPGSIADANDEAQFSELYTLGELTHRAWKQDVQVMIEGPGHVPMHKIKENMEKQLQVCGEAPFYTLGPLTTDIAPGYDHITSGIGAAQIGWYGTAMLCYVTPKEHLGLPDRDDVKVGVVTYKLAAHAADLAKGHPAAQVRDDALSRARFEFRWRDQFNLSLDPDTAEQYHDQTLPAEGAKSAHFCSMCGPKFCSMKITQEVRDFAAKKNQPADGFLEAGLTGAEVAEASKAAALKGMEEMSKLFRETGSELYMGAGGREHD, encoded by the coding sequence ATGGCCGATGTCCCCGCCCGCACCGAGATGCGCGTCACTACCGGGCCCATTCGCGGGTCGAAGAAGATCCATGTTGGCCCGCGCAAGGTCGCGATGCGCGAGATTCATCTGGAGCCGGGCAGTGGTGAGCCACCGGTGCGCGTTTATGACACGTCCGGCCCCTATACCGATCCTGATGCGCGCATCGACATCATGGCGGGCCTTCAACAGCTACGTCGCGACTGGATTCGTGAGCGCGGCGATGTCGAGGAATATGAGGCGCGCGCGATCAAGCCGGAGGATAATGGCCTGAAAGGGCCGGATCGGTCCGCCGGGGTCCAGCCCTTCCCCAATGTCGTGAAGCGCCCGCTGCGCGCCAAGGCCGGCGCCAATGTCAGCCAGATGCATTATGCCCGGCGCGGCATCATCACCCCGGAAATGGAATATGTCGCGACCCGTGAAAATCTGGGCCGCGAACGCCTGAAGGACTATGTCCGCGACGGCGAAAGCTGGGGCGCGTCGATCCCCGATTATGTGACCCCCGAATTCGTTCGGGACGAAGTCGCACGCGGTCGCGCCATCATCCCGTCGAACATCAACCACCCGGAAAGCGAACCGATGGTGATCGGGCGCAATTTCCTGGTGAAGATCAACGCCAATATCGGCAATTCAGCCGTCGCTTCCGACGTGGCGAGTGAGGTCGACAAGCTGGTCTGGTCGATCCGCTGGGGCGCGGACACCGTCATGGACCTGTCCACCGGCCGCAACATTCACGACACGCGCGAATGGATATTGCGCAACTCGCCGGTGCCGATCGGCACTGTCCCCATCTATCAGGCGCTCGAAAAGGTCGGCGGCATCGCCGAGGATCTGACCTGGGATATTTTCCGCGATACGCTGATCGAGCAGGCGGAACAGGGCGTCGACTATTTCACCATCCATGCCGGCGTGCGTCTGGCCTATATCCCGATGGCGGCCAGGCGCGTCACCGGCATCGTTTCGCGCGGCGGATCGATCATGGCGAAATGGTGCCTTGCCCATCACAAGGAAAGCTTCCTCTACGACCATTTCGACGAGATCACGGAGATCATGAAGGCCTATGACATCGCCTATTCCTTGGGCGACGGCCTGCGCCCCGGATCGATCGCCGACGCCAATGACGAAGCGCAATTCTCCGAACTCTACACGCTGGGCGAACTGACTCACCGCGCCTGGAAACAGGATGTGCAGGTGATGATCGAAGGGCCGGGCCATGTGCCCATGCACAAGATCAAGGAAAATATGGAAAAGCAGTTGCAGGTCTGCGGCGAGGCGCCCTTCTATACGCTTGGGCCGCTCACCACCGACATCGCGCCGGGCTATGACCATATCACCAGCGGCATCGGCGCGGCGCAGATCGGCTGGTATGGCACGGCGATGCTCTGCTACGTCACGCCCAAGGAGCATCTGGGCCTGCCCGACCGCGACGATGTGAAAGTCGGCGTCGTCACCTACAAGCTGGCTGCCCATGCCGCCGACCTTGCCAAGGGCCACCCCGCCGCGCAGGTCCGCGACGATGCGCTGAGCCGCGCGCGTTTCGAATTCCGCTGGCGCGACCAGTTCAACCTGTCGCTCGATCCCGACACAGCGGAACAATATCATGACCAGACCCTGCCGGCCGAAGGCGCGAAGAGCGCGCATTTCTGCTCCATGTGCGGGCCGAAATTCTGCTCGATGAAGATCACCCAGGAAGTCCGCGACTTCGCCGCGAAGAAAAACCAGCCGGCGGATGGTTTTCTGGAGGCTGGCCTGACCGGCGCGGAAGTGGCCGAAGCCAGCAAGGCGGCGGCACTGAAGGGCATGGAAGAAATGAGCAAGCTGTTCAGGGAAACCGGTAGCGAGCTATATATGGGCGCTGGCGGCAGGGAGCATGATTGA
- a CDS encoding acyl-CoA thioesterase: MASSFTKEITALPEHIDVLGHVNNAVWVQWMEQVSVEHWMQDADPAHVDAYIWVVTRHEVDYRGNVTAGETVTARTWIPDPPRGARFDRLIEFTGPDGKVKVAARSTWAMLDKASGRLMRVPAQVAAPFL, translated from the coding sequence ATGGCATCCAGCTTCACCAAAGAGATCACCGCCCTGCCGGAGCATATCGACGTGCTGGGCCATGTGAACAATGCGGTGTGGGTGCAATGGATGGAGCAGGTGTCGGTCGAACATTGGATGCAGGATGCCGACCCGGCCCATGTCGACGCCTATATCTGGGTCGTCACCCGGCATGAGGTCGATTATCGCGGCAATGTGACGGCGGGCGAGACGGTGACGGCACGCACCTGGATACCCGATCCGCCACGCGGTGCGCGATTCGACCGGCTGATCGAATTTACCGGGCCGGACGGCAAGGTGAAGGTCGCGGCGCGATCGACATGGGCGATGCTGGACAAGGCCAGCGGCCGGTTGATGCGCGTGCCGGCGCAGGTGGCGGCGCCTTTCCTCTGA
- a CDS encoding DUF2065 family protein: MDTISILTLRLAEAMGLYMILIGIGGLANPARWRAVMDDLNRSPALVVTLGFAVFIVGVTLVMIHSLWTDPLAVAVSLISYIALIEGALLLAVPGPLISIGHWSTGFIRGWAIFALVLGILLFLAGLTGRATISV, translated from the coding sequence ATGGACACGATTTCCATCCTGACCTTGCGTCTGGCCGAGGCGATGGGGCTTTACATGATCCTCATCGGCATTGGCGGCCTCGCCAATCCGGCGCGCTGGCGCGCGGTGATGGACGATCTCAACCGTTCGCCGGCTCTGGTCGTGACGCTGGGCTTCGCCGTTTTTATCGTCGGCGTCACTTTGGTCATGATTCACAGCCTGTGGACCGATCCGCTCGCGGTCGCCGTCAGCCTCATCTCCTATATCGCGCTGATCGAAGGCGCGCTGCTCCTCGCCGTGCCGGGGCCGCTCATCTCTATCGGCCACTGGTCGACCGGCTTCATCCGCGGCTGGGCGATTTTCGCGCTCGTCCTGGGCATTCTACTCTTCCTTGCCGGCCTCACCGGCCGCGCCACCATTTCCGTCTGA
- a CDS encoding aminopeptidase P family protein, which yields MSSYEDRLTALRAQLVRQKLDGFVVPLTDEHMSEYVGAYAQRLAWLTGFQGSAGSAVVLPEEAAIFVDGRYTLQVREQVDGAHWQYESVPQTSIAAWLQDHAGQGARIGYDPWLHTRAWVSQATEALAERGAELVAVDANPVDAVWPDRPAPSDARLVVHDDRFAGQSAAEKRAAMADWLTAKKADAVILSALDSIAWTFNIRGRDVERTPVALAYAIVHADATADIYVAPEKLDDAVAKHLGNAVRIHDRAAFADALADLAGKTVVADPERAVAAIFNGLDEGGATVLSLRDPAVLPKAIKNATEIAGHKAAQARDGAALSRFLHWVAVEAPKGGLTELSASDRLEAFRKDTGLLEDLSFDTISGAGPNGAVVHYRVDEKTNRPIATGSLYLVDSGGQYRDGTTDVTRTVAIGMPTDEMKHRFTLVLKGHIALARAVFPKGTRGGQLDILARQYLWAEGLDYAHGTGHGVGSFLSVHEGPQRIATFGGGDEPLAAGMILSNEPGYYKAGEYGIRIENLVLVEERTIPGAEKAMLGFQTLTFAPIDRALIATDLLNADERAWLDAYHDAVLDLVGPQLEGDALDWLKAACAPL from the coding sequence ATGTCCAGTTATGAAGATCGCCTGACGGCCCTGCGCGCGCAACTGGTGCGCCAGAAGCTCGACGGTTTCGTGGTCCCCCTGACCGACGAGCATATGAGCGAATATGTCGGCGCCTATGCCCAGCGGCTCGCCTGGCTGACCGGATTTCAGGGGTCTGCGGGCAGCGCGGTGGTGCTGCCGGAGGAAGCGGCGATCTTCGTCGACGGCCGCTATACGCTCCAGGTCCGCGAGCAGGTGGACGGGGCGCACTGGCAATATGAAAGCGTGCCACAGACATCGATCGCCGCCTGGCTCCAGGATCATGCCGGGCAGGGTGCGCGCATCGGCTACGACCCCTGGCTCCACACCCGCGCCTGGGTGAGCCAGGCGACCGAAGCGCTGGCCGAGAGGGGCGCGGAACTGGTCGCGGTGGACGCCAATCCGGTCGATGCCGTCTGGCCCGATCGCCCGGCGCCCAGCGATGCCAGGCTGGTGGTGCATGACGATCGCTTCGCCGGCCAGTCGGCAGCGGAAAAGCGTGCCGCCATGGCCGACTGGCTGACAGCGAAGAAGGCGGACGCCGTCATTCTCTCGGCACTCGATTCGATCGCCTGGACCTTCAATATCCGGGGCAGGGATGTGGAGCGCACCCCCGTCGCGCTCGCCTATGCCATCGTCCATGCCGACGCGACCGCCGACATCTATGTCGCGCCGGAAAAGCTGGACGACGCCGTCGCCAAGCATCTGGGCAATGCGGTGCGCATCCATGATCGCGCGGCCTTTGCCGATGCGCTGGCGGACCTTGCCGGCAAGACCGTCGTGGCCGATCCCGAACGGGCCGTCGCCGCGATCTTCAACGGTCTGGATGAAGGCGGTGCGACCGTGCTGTCGCTGCGCGACCCCGCCGTGCTGCCCAAGGCGATCAAGAACGCCACCGAAATCGCCGGGCATAAGGCAGCGCAGGCCCGCGACGGCGCTGCATTGAGCCGCTTTCTCCACTGGGTCGCGGTCGAAGCGCCCAAGGGTGGCCTGACCGAACTCTCCGCCTCGGACCGGCTGGAAGCCTTCCGCAAGGATACCGGCCTGCTGGAAGACCTGTCCTTCGACACGATCAGCGGCGCGGGGCCGAACGGTGCCGTCGTTCACTATCGCGTCGACGAAAAGACCAACCGCCCGATCGCGACGGGCAGCCTCTATTTGGTCGATTCGGGCGGCCAGTATCGCGACGGCACCACCGATGTCACCCGCACCGTCGCCATCGGTATGCCGACCGACGAGATGAAGCACCGTTTCACGCTGGTCCTCAAGGGTCATATCGCGCTCGCCCGCGCTGTGTTTCCAAAGGGGACGCGCGGCGGCCAACTCGACATTCTCGCCCGCCAATATCTGTGGGCCGAAGGGCTGGATTATGCCCATGGCACCGGCCATGGCGTCGGCAGCTTCCTGTCGGTGCATGAAGGGCCGCAGCGGATCGCCACTTTCGGCGGCGGTGACGAGCCGCTCGCGGCGGGCATGATCCTCTCGAACGAGCCGGGTTATTACAAGGCCGGCGAATATGGCATCCGCATCGAAAATCTGGTGCTGGTCGAGGAACGGACCATTCCCGGCGCGGAAAAGGCGATGCTGGGCTTCCAGACTTTGACCTTCGCACCGATCGACCGCGCGCTGATCGCTACCGACCTGCTCAACGCTGACGAACGCGCCTGGCTCGACGCCTATCATGATGCGGTGCTGGATCTGGTCGGCCCGCAACTGGAGGGCGATGCGCTGGACTGGCTCAAGGCCGCCTGCGCGCCGCTCTGA
- a CDS encoding ABCB family ABC transporter ATP-binding protein/permease: MPPDTASSAPIPPVWATLRRFLPYLWPADAPALRRRVVIAMTLVALAKIVTLAMPFAYKGAVDRMAPGLEPAAGLAMALVVAYAGARFGGVLFDNLRNAVFESVGQEAGRRLSDDVFVHLHRLSLRFHLDRRTGAVTRIVERGTKSIDTMLYFLLFNIAPTVLELLAVCVIFLVKFGPGLVVVTLLMVGAYIWFTRTVTEWRNQLRRDMVDMDTNAVAHAVDSLLNFETVKYFGAEQREANRYSTAMRRYAQAAVKSENSLAWLNIGQSLITNLMMAGAMAYTVWGWSVSMFSTGDVVLVNTLLSQLFRPLDLLGMVYRTIRQGLIDMEAMYKLIDTRTEVGDATDAPTLHVGGGEVRFDSVHFGYDPEREILHGVSFAVPAGKTLAIVGPSGAGKSTIARILFRFYDIQGGRVMIDGQDIAAVTQGSLRAAIGIVPQDMVLFNDTVGYNIGYGREGATQAEIEAAAKAASIHDFILGLPKGYDTRVGERGLKLSGGEKQRVAIARTLLKDPPLLVLDEATSALDSRTETEIQTVLRDISRKRTTLVVAHRLSTVVDADEIIVLDKGVIVERGRHADLVRADGLYAIMWARQAQERDEMPAEPGIEDIFEVAGRSV, from the coding sequence ATGCCGCCCGATACAGCCTCTTCCGCGCCGATTCCGCCCGTCTGGGCGACATTGCGCCGTTTTCTGCCCTATCTCTGGCCCGCCGACGCGCCTGCGCTGCGCCGCCGCGTGGTGATCGCCATGACGCTGGTCGCCCTCGCCAAGATCGTCACCCTCGCCATGCCCTTCGCCTATAAGGGCGCGGTGGACCGGATGGCGCCGGGGCTGGAGCCGGCCGCCGGCCTCGCCATGGCGCTGGTCGTCGCCTATGCCGGTGCGCGTTTCGGCGGGGTGTTGTTCGACAATCTGCGCAACGCCGTGTTCGAAAGCGTGGGGCAGGAGGCCGGCCGTCGTCTGTCCGACGATGTGTTCGTCCATCTTCACCGGCTGTCGTTGCGCTTCCATCTCGACCGGCGCACCGGCGCCGTCACCAGGATCGTCGAGCGCGGCACCAAGAGCATTGATACGATGCTCTATTTCCTGCTGTTCAACATCGCTCCCACGGTGCTGGAACTGCTGGCGGTCTGCGTTATTTTCCTAGTGAAATTCGGCCCCGGTCTGGTGGTCGTGACCCTGCTGATGGTGGGCGCCTATATCTGGTTCACCCGCACGGTGACGGAATGGCGGAACCAGTTGCGCCGCGACATGGTGGACATGGACACCAATGCGGTCGCCCATGCCGTCGACAGCCTGTTGAATTTCGAAACGGTCAAATATTTCGGCGCGGAACAGCGGGAGGCGAACCGCTATTCCACGGCGATGCGTCGCTATGCGCAGGCAGCGGTCAAGAGCGAGAACAGCCTTGCCTGGCTCAATATCGGTCAGTCGTTGATCACCAATCTGATGATGGCCGGGGCGATGGCCTATACCGTTTGGGGCTGGAGCGTCAGTATGTTCAGCACCGGCGACGTGGTGCTGGTCAATACATTGCTCAGCCAGCTTTTCCGTCCGCTTGATTTGCTCGGCATGGTTTATCGCACCATCCGTCAGGGGCTGATCGACATGGAGGCGATGTATAAGCTGATCGACACCCGGACCGAGGTGGGGGACGCGACCGATGCGCCGACGCTGCATGTCGGGGGCGGAGAAGTGCGCTTCGATTCCGTGCATTTCGGCTATGATCCCGAACGCGAAATCCTCCATGGCGTCAGTTTCGCGGTCCCGGCGGGCAAGACGCTGGCGATCGTCGGCCCGTCCGGCGCGGGCAAGTCCACCATCGCCCGTATCCTGTTCCGCTTCTACGACATTCAGGGCGGGCGGGTGATGATCGACGGGCAGGATATCGCCGCCGTCACGCAAGGCTCGCTGCGCGCCGCGATCGGCATCGTGCCGCAGGATATGGTCCTGTTCAACGACACGGTCGGCTATAATATCGGCTATGGTCGCGAAGGGGCCACGCAGGCGGAGATTGAGGCGGCGGCCAAAGCCGCGTCGATCCACGATTTCATCCTGGGCCTGCCCAAGGGCTATGACACGCGCGTCGGCGAACGCGGGCTGAAACTATCGGGTGGTGAAAAGCAGCGCGTCGCCATTGCCCGCACCCTGCTCAAAGACCCGCCGCTACTGGTGCTGGACGAAGCGACCAGCGCGCTCGACAGTCGCACCGAAACCGAAATTCAGACCGTGCTGCGCGACATCAGTCGCAAGCGCACGACATTGGTGGTCGCGCATCGCCTGTCGACCGTGGTCGACGCCGACGAGATCATCGTGCTGGACAAGGGTGTGATCGTGGAGCGCGGTCGCCATGCCGATCTGGTCCGGGCCGATGGCCTTTACGCCATCATGTGGGCGCGTCAGGCGCAGGAGCGGGACGAGATGCCAGCCGAACCGGGCATAGAGGATATATTCGAGGTTGCCGGCCGGTCAGTCTGA
- a CDS encoding DUF1294 domain-containing protein, giving the protein MLVLTALLSANLTAFTLFGLDKRRARLGLRRYSERTLLLWALAGGTAGAFLGRHLFRHKTRKQPFSRRLWLIAMAQATMFAAWALL; this is encoded by the coding sequence ATGCTGGTCCTGACGGCGTTGCTGTCGGCGAATCTGACCGCCTTCACCCTGTTCGGCCTGGACAAGCGGCGCGCCCGGCTGGGATTGCGCCGCTATTCCGAGCGCACGCTGCTGCTCTGGGCGCTGGCGGGCGGGACGGCGGGGGCGTTTCTGGGCCGCCATCTCTTTCGCCACAAGACGCGCAAACAGCCCTTTTCGCGCCGGCTCTGGCTGATCGCCATGGCGCAGGCGACGATGTTCGCCGCATGGGCGTTGCTTTAA
- a CDS encoding DUF6891 domain-containing protein, which yields MFGALWNRIFGTRRETSEQPGAVQSYDPVEALRDLVRRDVAGGFYDDDAILTNANEVFEEELPRPLLRVEASAALRAALADHRSAEQGWSDITDCDRLDAAFALLEAEGVIARQNFTCCGTCGASEIWDEIEAAQAEGAAVQGYAFFHMQDTESAVEGHGLYLNYGACEEGEAAAIAVGHRIVAALEAQGLTTDWDGRLERRIAVALEWKKRRGVRVLEG from the coding sequence ATGTTCGGAGCTTTGTGGAATCGGATTTTCGGGACCAGAAGAGAGACGAGCGAACAACCGGGCGCGGTGCAAAGTTATGATCCGGTGGAGGCGCTGCGCGATCTGGTGCGGCGCGACGTGGCCGGGGGCTTCTATGATGACGATGCGATCCTAACCAACGCCAATGAGGTGTTCGAGGAGGAATTGCCCCGGCCGCTGCTGCGGGTGGAAGCGTCGGCGGCGTTGCGCGCGGCGCTGGCCGATCATCGCAGCGCCGAACAGGGCTGGTCCGACATCACCGATTGCGACCGGCTCGACGCGGCCTTCGCCCTGCTGGAGGCGGAAGGCGTGATCGCGCGGCAGAATTTCACCTGCTGTGGCACCTGCGGCGCATCCGAAATCTGGGACGAGATCGAAGCGGCACAGGCCGAGGGTGCGGCGGTCCAGGGCTATGCCTTTTTCCACATGCAGGACACGGAATCGGCGGTCGAGGGCCACGGCCTCTATCTCAACTATGGCGCGTGCGAGGAGGGTGAGGCCGCGGCGATCGCGGTCGGCCATCGCATCGTCGCCGCGCTGGAGGCGCAGGGGTTGACCACCGACTGGGACGGCCGGCTGGAACGGCGCATCGCCGTGGCGCTGGAGTGGAAGAAGCGGCGCGGGGTACGCGTGCTGGAAGGCTGA